The following proteins are co-located in the Schistocerca nitens isolate TAMUIC-IGC-003100 chromosome 2, iqSchNite1.1, whole genome shotgun sequence genome:
- the LOC126234560 gene encoding uncharacterized protein LOC126234560, with the protein MAEVESHRPPPPSWIDKKFVERALKNEDSKSKVRVDAATVDYAIKDGLGYMSCIFRVVATIKLDESTSCHELPLIVKCSNAEEGNLTEVGKEFRVFEKEALLLCELVPDVHSALRVVEGERFSPLAARCYLFGRQPVEFLVMEDLSADGFRLAEAGQPLDYKHCVLALRAYARLHAASATLLKKRPDYRERCFLPASTDLQQEFFESMADKIFKAVAREFRATAGYERYAEKYKNLSKKVVKDNKTYWESNNHMLNIVMHGDCWKNNFMFKYVGGNPTDIRILDFQFSRIHGPAGDLVYFLYANASEEVHRHHMEDLLREYHSTLVGLLRRLGMEQQAESYTLQEFRNEMEAAATLGVFYSAMTCIVITSEKYGADFKEFFQDGSSDSVLENAYKNPTIMSYLKYLAPIFDKKGLL; encoded by the exons ATGGCGGAAGTCGAGTCTCATAGACCACCGCCTCCTTCGTGGATCGACAAAAAGTTCGTAGAGAGGGCACTGAAAAATGAAGACAGTAAAAGTAAGGTGAGAGTGGACGCTGCAACTGTCGATTACGCCATCAAAGACGGGCTAGGTTACATGAGCTGCATCTTCAGAGTAGTAGCCACCATCAAATTGGACGAAAGCACCTCCTGCCATGAACTTCCGCTCATAGTGAAGTGCAGCAACGCAGAGGAAGGCAATCTGACCGAGGTGGGAAAGGAATTCCGAGTATTCGAGAAGGAGGCATTGTTACTGTGCGAGTTGGTGCCAGACGTTCACAGTGCGCTGAGAGTTGTGGAGGGAGAGAGATTTTCCCCGCTGGCGGCCCGTTGCTACCTGTTTGGGAGGCAGCCCGTAGAGTTCCTGGTGATGGAAGACCTGTCGGCGGATGGCTTCCGCTTGGCCGAAGCTGGCCAACCACTCGACTACAAGCACTGTGTGCTAGCTTTGAGAGCGTACGCTCGCCTACACGCCGCCTCGGCCACGCTACTCAAGAAGAGGCCAGACTATCGGGAACGTTGTTTTCTCCCGGCATCGACTGACCTTCAGCAAGAGTTCTTCGAGAGCATGGCTGACAAGATCTTCAAAGCAGTGGCGAGGGAATTCAGAGCGACTGCTGGCTACGAGCGATACGCCGAAAAGTATAAGAACCTTTCGAAAAAAGTCGTGAAGGACAACAAGACCTACTGGGAATCTAATAATCATATGTTAAATATTGTAATGCATGGCGACTGCTGGAAAAATAACTTCATGTTTAAATACGTTGGAGGGAATCCTACAGACATTAGGATTCTCGACTTTCAG TTTAGCAGAATTCACGGGCCAGCCGGTGACCTGGTGTACTTCCTGTACGCGAATGCCAGTGAGGAGGTCCACAGGCATCACATGGAAGACCTGCTGCGCGAGTACCACAGCACGCTGGTGGGCCTGCTGCGGCGCTTGGGCATGGAACAGCAGGCCGAGTCTTACACCCTGCAGGAATTTAGGAATGAAATGGAGGCGGCGGCCACCCTCGGCGTGTTCTACAGTGCCATGACCTGCATTGTCATCACTTCGGAGAAGTATGGCGCCGACTTCAAGGAGTTCTTCCAAGATGGCTCCTCAGATTCAGTCTTAGAAAACGCGTACAAAAATCCTACCATTATGTCCTATCTCAAATACCTTGCACCTATATTCGACAAGAAGGGCCTTCTGTGA